Within Cyprinus carpio isolate SPL01 chromosome A11, ASM1834038v1, whole genome shotgun sequence, the genomic segment AAAATAGTCCTTTTTAGGAGATTTTGCATTGAGGTTCACGGGTTTTCTTTGTCAATATTCTCTCCACCTAACCCTCCGCACCATCTACCAGTCTCTCGGTGTCGTATTAAAAAAGtcatgtggttgtttttcattCAGGAGCCCCCATGCTGGGAACTTGGAAGGTGATTGGACAGGAGGTTCAAAGGTTTGCGTTAAAAATAGGCGTGGCCCAGGCGCCGCGTAAACAATACATCTACCACTCTAGGTCATGTTTTAAGCGATATCAGGGTTAAATATTAAGTACAATACTGTTTATGCCACAGGAAACATGGGATTAGCGAGCTGTTATCTGAAGAGAAATGAAaacaagagaaaagaaaagctttttaaactgtttaacgAAATCCCCGTATGTTATGgaagatattttattatatttactttgaaaaggcgacagtacaaaaaaaaaaaaaagctcttgaaTAATCAGGCAAATAATCTTGCAGTTGTCTTGGTACTGAAGACAACAGCCATTCAACGTGACCCTTTAAAGGTGaggaaaaccagaaaaaaaaagattaaaaaaaaaaccttatgccTTAAAACTTCCcggtatgttttctttttatatgttgCAACAACACATCCTTCTTATTTCTAACGTTACACCATGAACGTGCTTTGCATTATGAAGAAGTTTAGATTTGTGGGTATTTGAGGGATGAGGATGTCATGGAGACTATGGTAGGAATTATTACTATGATTCGTGTATTCACGGCACTCAGTTGCTCACATACcagctcggccctccaccagcacCAACAGGCTGGGAGACGAGGAGAAGGACCTTCGTAAATATTTCACTCAGTTTTGGATGGGTAGCAAGACAAGTAATGACAGAGAACATCAGTTCATTTTGAAGCCTGTGACTGATTGGGGGGGAAAACGAAAAGTATTATAGGTAGAGACACAACTGATTTCTTAGTTGATGAGTATAACAGTAAACATGTAATGTATGCAATAAACATCATTCTCGGATTATCTCATTTCATGAGAAGCATCAAGGTCGGTCTCAAGTCTGTGATGAGTCCACACATAGTGAAGATTCTGTGGTTTTGTTTCatgataatattaagaaacaaCTTACTAAATTCTGCTGTATAAGTTTATACTGTATACTGCTTACCATTAAAACACAGAATGTAAAACAGAATGCATCATTCAAAGTACCGATGTTTACATTATTGTTACAATCCATCCCAATGCTGTCTTTCTGACAGAACATTCTAGCAAATTTTATAGGGACATTCAGTGTACAACAGAAAAAGTTGCATGTGCAAAGTATCCACTACCAAGGGTTCATTAGTCtgcatttgatcattttttttaatataaaattcgaTAAACCTTGCGTaatattattgtgatatattattacaattaaaatgactaatgttttttctatttttatgtattttaaaaaaccaaatatattattttttttctgtgatggcaaagctgaattttcagcagccattacttcagtccttcagtgtcacatgatcccttcagaaatctttatatattctgatttggtggtcaagtaccattttttattatcaatggtgaaaacagtttgcactgcttaatatttttatggaaaacacTTTGGATTCTTGAAAAAAATGTTATTCGGtattctttaaattaaaagtattaattcgtaaaaaaataaaaaaataaacaataaaattaaaaaaaagctgttaCGGACTGTTCTTATTATATCCTGAAAATGTAATATGGTATGGTAGAATTCTTTTCCGAACTTAGCCATGCATGGTCTTGCGTGCAATGAAACCCCTATACACCAGGTGGCGCAAAACTAGCTGCATAAACCCAGTGAAGTACTTCTTAGTTACAGTCCCTCTCCCTCTCAGCCATCCACTTTGTCTCAGAAGGGAATTTCATTCTCTTACTGAGGGCGCTAAGGATGAGATCTCTCCATCTACCTCAGGATGTTATAAAGCGTTTTACAGCTGTTGGAAAAATGAAAGCAGGTCGATGAAGGATCTCTGTCTTCCTCCTCTGGACAGATCAGGAAAGTGAGGGGAAAAGATAGGGACtaatgaaagaagaaagaaaacagagtGAATGAGAGAAAGCCTGAAGAAGGACCGTAAGGATGTCAAAGAAAAGCTTTTTAATGGGAAAGCGATAAAAAGAAGAGTGGAAGGAGAGAGCTTGAAACGGAAGACGAGTTGGAGAAGGAGAAATATCCTGAGGCAGATGAAGACGAAAGTGAAGTAGAGAGAGAATGTTGTTCATAGttgatgaaaaatgaaatggCATAGAgataaaaatgaggaaaaatcGTTGGAGAGGACGTTAAAAGGAAAAGAGAGTGAACGATGAGGAAAACGGAAAAGTGAAGACGAGGAAGAACAAAGTGGAGATGAGAAAAGAAGAGCTGTGTGAACATCAGAAAGGGAATGAAAAGGTAGAGAAGGAATCCAAAGAGAGTCAGGAGGAAGAGGATATGAGTGATGGAGGAGAAAGATGAGCTCTGTGAGTAGAGAAAACAGAGGAAAACGAGGCAAAAGCCCAAAGCGATGATTCAGAGGGCGAGGAAGGATCAGCTGAGTGTGGAAGAGTGTCAAGAAGAAGAGTTTTTTTCAagaaagtgaagaaaagaaaaagatgaattttcagagtgtgaggaaaagaaagagagtcTCCCACCAAAGAGGTGAGCGCAGGTGAAAGTGGGGGAGGAAAACAGTCATTTTCCAGGAGAAGAAGACCATCAAAACTGACCCAGCAGCAGAGTCCCATAGAGAACCACACTGGAACTCAGAATGGAGGCTCTGAAAAATGTGGCATATTTCAAGAGATGGCTGGGGGGGGGATTTGCGGAAGGAGGATTTGCGGGGACTGTCTTGACCACCCCTATAATTTGAGGCACAGGAGGGGCAGAGTTCAAAGGAGACCTGAGGAGAAACAATATGATGATGGATGATGACAAGGGGGGAAATAGAAGAAagatatgcatttatatttttttccatgcatAAGAAAAATTTTCTGAAACTATGGTTATTTTATGCTTGTactgcattaaatataattattatattattatagagtATTGTATACTGCTTAGAAGCATgttatatcctatatatatatatatatatatatatatatatatggtgtgtgtgtgtgtgtgtgtgtgtgtgtgtgtgtgtatgtatatgtttcagaatatttagaaatagttttataaaaaaaataaaataaaaatgcaggtcaaaaatatttggtcaaaaatcagtaccattatgaaatattgttacaatttaaaattacttttatattttcatatattttaaaacgtaatttattgctttgatggcaaagctgaattttgtagcatcattactccagtcttcagtgtcacgtgatccttcagaaatcattagaatatgcagatttttgacattttattattatcatcaatgttttaattattagttttgctgcttaatttttatttatttattttttggcaaccaagatacttttttcaaggttcttggatgaataaaaagtttaaaggaacagcattcatttgaaatagaaatcattataGATTATGCATGTGTAATCATATACTTATGTTTTTTAGGTACAGTTAGTGCGCTGGAGGAGGGTTTGGACCATACTGGGATCGGCGCATCTCGTGTGCAGTATGACTCAGAGACTGAGGAAACTGGGACGCTATACTGCCAGATCCAGCTCTGTGACGGAGGAACCCGCGAGTGCTTTCCAAGAATACATCAAAGGCATGGTCAGTACAAAAAACACCCACACTTACCAATCTTAAAACGTTTCGAATTTGAAACTTAAATTTGTCCATTCAACAGACACGATCACACAGGGAGAGTGATATCTGTCCTCGTCCAAAGTCATGTATGTCCCATTTTCAAGTCTAGTTTCAGTTTCTTTGACCCGTGGTTGTCAGTTTACATAACAATGTGATTCTCTTCACAGTTATACGGCCAGTTTTTGATCATCCTCACACGAGGAACTTGAAGAAAAACTGATCCAGTTGCAAAAGTATGGCATACTTCTATTAATATCACAAtcttcataaattaaataaatgcttcaagaCTCTGATCATGATTTGTTCTGAATGTGTTTGGATCCTTTATCAGGTTTTTCCAGTATAAGCACGACTGGGATATGTTTAAACCTCCAGGAGAGAAGAGCAGGAAGGAACTGCACTGGCCATTAGGGTATCATTAATCATGTACTTGTTTTTAGTAGATGCTTTAAAAGCTGCATATATGCAtatagtttgatttattttatttaaaatatattcttttgtttttatcctCAGGAACAACTTGTGTATCAGCCTCCACCACTAAGttacatacatatacagaatTGCCTAGATTCCCTTATTCTGAGTGCTTTTTCTTATCTCTATAGCCGAGACCTCAGAAGACGTACATCCCCAACATTTATGTGATTCCAACAGAGAAGAAGCGATCTGCGCTAAGATGGGAGATCCGACATGATTTAGCACATGGCATTATTCCAACAAAAATCTCTTATCCCTGACAGAGAATCTTCAACCTATGCCTTATCTTTTATATATGTCTAAtgctattatttattcatgatattgactttttttttacttcattgtaCATGTGAAATGAGACCTCAAgatcattgtttttttatgaaataaacattttaatactttgAAGTCTGTGTGCTGTTTTCATGGCATGTCACGGTATGGGAGTTTGAAGGGATACAGGGGAGTGTAACGCACATCATGCCAAAGAAGCTTCTTTTCAAGAAATTTTACAGCCTCCAGAGTGAGAACCAGACTCTCGTGTTTCAACATGCTGTGGACGTTCAGACCTGTAAAAAccaaacaacataatgtttgttttctcAACTCATCAGTATTAAGATCATGAAGGAGCTTTGATGCAATGGTTTTCATTCCATTATATTTggttaagggtgctttcacattaCAGCTTTTGGTGTGGTCAGTTTGTGTACCTATGGCTGGAATGATATTCACTGTTTTCAGATCTTCAGTCGCCTTAAGAATGTTCTGAGGGAATTCATCGCCTctgaaatgcatgcatgcaaaaaaaaaaaaaattattatttaaggaCACAAATATGTATATCAGGTTGGCAAAGACATATGCATCCACATCTGCATGCTTACACATCAACGATGAGGACTGAATCCCCCCACTGCCTGTGTTTGACCAGCTCCAGGAGAGTGGTCTGGAGTGGGAATCTCCAGTGAGTCCACAATATGAAGGTAATCCTGGAGAAATAATGACTTTCACTTAGTTTACATTTCATCTAACTTTTATGAACAAAAACCAATTTGCTGCCCTTACGGATACTAGtgtatcagtgttgttattgttacctaaaactattaaaaacagtttccattaattgtaataaagctgtaataaaatataaatcttaagatgaaaaattacaaattagaGGATGCTGTGGcatctaactgaaaaaaaaaaataataattataattataatttaataaagtcctaaaattactagaactaaaactaaaataaaaataaggctaatcagtaatataaaaaactaaaaaaaaaaaaaaaactgcatagcaaGCACATAACAgaactaaaatttaaaaccaaaagcgttaagaatattttaatagtaCATAATACTATTCATACTGCAGCAATTTCCAAAGCATGCAAAACTTTAATAGTGCACTTCCCCTCACCTGAGCCAGTTTGGCAGTTAGGGCGATTTTCAGCCCTTGCACTCGCACCTTCATGGGCAACATGTAATAATAGCTGGTTGGTCCCCGTGGACCATGAGCTACTCCTCCTGAACGAGAAAGAGGAGCATTTGAGTGCAGTGATAGTTTCATACATCTGTGTGTTTAAGATAAAGCTCAAATCAACAGACTTGATTTTACCTCCTCTCCATAGTGGAGAACGAATGCTTCCATGCCGTGCTCGGCCGCTTCCTTTCTGTTTCCACGGTTTCCTGCCTCCACCGCTGACTTCAGCTCTTGATTTGACTTTGCATGGCTCTACAGTAATCAAATTATGAATGACTGTCATATGCAATGATTCAATTATACGACTGAAGTTTATATAACATAACTGGAACAGTATCATAAAGGAACTGTTCACTCAACAATGGAAATTAGAAGAAAATTTACTCAATCCTCAGGTTATCCAAGAGTTtggggaaatgtagcattacattacttgctcaccaatggatcctttgcagtgaatgggtgtgaGAAAATGGACCAAGTGGGTTGATTTgagccgtcagaatgagactccaaacagctgataaaaacatgacaataatctacaagtagtccacacaactccagtccatcagttaacatcttgtgaatctaaaagctgcatgtttgtaaaaacaaatccatcattaaaccgttttaactttaaaccatcattcTTGGCAAAACCCATAATTCAAAATAacgcttcttccagtgaaaaagttcatccctGTTGTCccctcacattaaaatccaccaacatatttgtatagaatggttttatttttgctttgtaaacaatgcttgatctggaaaacagcaattttatggatagaggacttgtattttagccagaagcagtggttttaattttaaaccgtCTCAAtggcagggttgccaggttttcaaaacaaaacccgcccaattgctactcaaaactagcccaaaactgcCCAATCACATTTCGAGGAGGGTCCTCAGATAAAATTTGTTCTGGggataaaaatacacttttttttttcccccaacagcattgaagtagcccaattccgcagaaaaaccgcagacttggcaaaaACTGctcaatggatttgtttctcacaaacacacagcttttcgcgtcacaagatgttaactgatgaactggagtcgtgtggatcacttgtggattattatgatgtttttatatcagctgttcggactctcactctgacggcacccattcactgaggatccactggtgagcaagtgatgtaatgctaactTTCTCCAACACAcctcggatagcctgagggtgagtacattttcagcaaatttttgggtgaactacacctTCAGCAAAAATTCCTACTAGTACAAACCATAACACTGATGTGCATCACAAGAGCAAAGTTAACACTAGAAAGCATAACGTACACCTCATAGTTACTTACTATCCGTTTGAAATTACGTTGCCAGACCTCTACATCATGAAGAATGTCCAGCCTATTAgcagaaacaaaaacaaccatATATTCATTTGTTTGCAATTTAACTCCATCCTAAAAAATACTTCATAGAATTAAATGCCAGGTACCTGACAGGTACTGAGAAGACATCAGGGTGCAGGTCAACCACACCAAGAGGTTCACCGTCACAGCTCCCCAAAGACTCGAGCCAGGTCTGGGCAGGTGCCAGGTGAGCTGGGATGACATCCTCACATCTGCGCAGCACTGGAAGATCAGAGCCTGACGGAGAGGCCCTCTCTGCAGCAAGAGTTCAGACATCTTTAGTTCACTGGTATGATGAGGATCCTTTGACAATattaacaacattacaaaataatgtcGGTTCTCCATCCGTCATGTGTTTGAATAGCTTTATAGATCACAATAGAAAGTTCACGGTTTCATTCTGGCAGCAGTTTTGTAACTACGGTAGGTTGCAGATATAaagtaataatgcattataagaaAGCTTTGCATACTTTGTCGCCCGACTCCAATGAGATTGGATGGAAGTCGCAAATTAGAGGGAAGTGCGTTTTCTCCAGAGACAGAAGAGATGAACTGGTTTGAGAAAAACATGGGTTGACTCCTCAGCATGACCTCAGTATCATATTCACACGCATCTTTATTGCAGTTATTACCCGCAATACAAAAATCAATGCGCCCGCTTACTTACCCTTTTAACAACCGTTCTTCCACATATCGCTAACGTAGCACGAAACATGATGAGGGCTAATTAAGACAAACAAGAGCACCGCTGTTATAATTTCAGTTTCTTACATATTAAGTTTCCCTGACGGAAGGTCGTGATGGTGTGCTCTCTCTGTGCGCGCGCTTCCGTCGCTCACATATGACGTAAGCTGGGTTTATACCATCTCTGGTTTGcacgctttttttctttttcttttataatttactTGTGCATTCTTATTATGACTGATCACTGGTACTTTCATTATataagatgtttaatgttttaatagtaCTGGTTGTGGCTCCTAACGAGCACTAGAGCACGACACAGAATCGCTGTTTCTGATGTtatatgtgtaaaaatatataaagattttaaagtaAAAGCATTTCTGCTCAAATGCTTTTACATTATcaaacactgtacattattgtacattcGATGAAAGTTAAGCATAAAAAGAGCTCATCTTTAAAATGCAAACACTATTCATAAcatgtttgtattcatttttttaaaaatgaatattactttttattatcattaaatttgtcatttttttagtgtttatataGAGCGAGGTACActattgtaaatgtaatatccATCCCTCAAGttctaaaataatttcaaaatgacaCGTATtcgagacaaagaaaaaaaaaaacagaagctaatactaaaaaatgttaatacaGCTGTATCCAATTAAGTATTCATAAAATACCATACCTTATTTAACACAGCAAACATTACAAAGCACTgaacatgagtttttttttttttttttcggtaatGGAAACCCCACCTTGTTatttgcacaataaaaaaaaagttgaacacaATTCTAAGTGATGCTAGACACAgcaattttcaaaaataagtagttttatttgtatcttaCAACTACAGGTGCAGAAAAGTCTTTGCGGCTTATTAGTCAACAGACTCTTGTCTTCACAACAGGCACAGCCGTACGACCTTCATAACAAGGTGATTTGTGTGATTGCATAGTGCAGTTTAAAACTTCAAATTCACAACCCCCAGGTCAGTAAAAAGACTAACAAATGCACCAcactaagacttttttttttactccatcaATAAAATATAAGAAGAGAATTTTTGTTTGACATATCAATCAGTGCAATCAATTGTTTCATATGCCATCTAATTTGACAAACAAAtttataatttgcatattaaaattttaGAAGAAATTTACATATTCTCTACAGAGTGGTGATGGTGCAGCTCAAGATTTAAACAAAACCCCAGGCAAAGCATTTCTAGTTCTTtaccaaaactgaaaaaagaaaagaaaaaacgttGATTTGAtctaaattagaaaaatgtttaattgtggCAAATGTGTTGGCAGCTggaacatcaaaatcaaaacaaaatttcaAGTATGATCTTAAGAATCCCAATCAGAATAGTCCACAGTATTGATTCCTCCTCTTCCATCACGTCCTCAGGGCCCTGAGAGTGTTGAGACTGTCCAGGAGTCTCATTTGAGGAATAAGAGTTTTTCTCAACTTCCTCTTCTGTATGCGCCGTCTGGTCGTAAAACACCCTCATCTCAAACTCACTCTCCATGTAGGATGGATGTCCGTAGATTCCAATTCCAACAGGCCTAACAAAATCCCCCGGGACGATCACCACATCCTGGCCACAGGTGGTAGACTGAAGCTTGTAGGTATCAAAGTTTGGCCGCAGCGTCTTGTCAGAGACGTAGAGATCCGCATCTCCCTTAAGGCTTTGCATGTACAGGATAATGCGTCCTTCGTGGTTGAGACGCAGGTAGCTGTAGTTTCCTGCCCCAATGTGGCCTTGCACGACATGGAGCAGGACCCATTCATCAGGCACAGAAGGCTCctctgaatgctgcagagagCCCAGGGCCCGGGACAGGGCCGCCAACACCAACAAACCACCCCAGCACAGCACCATGGTCATAGCTGCCAGACCCCAGCTACATCTACAACCTCCCTGCAATCACACAAATTTTAGTCACAGATTATTTCAGTATCATCACAACCATAATATTCCAAAGAAATTGGATTTTGGGATTTGGGAttggataagaaaaaaaagaagcagaagaaaaaatTAAACCTTCATTATTGCATGATGTTGCTCAAAACATTTTAGAAGTATTGAGatatgttagaaaaaaaaaaaactgaattatccCGACTGCATCAGAAGGGTGGATTCATGGatggaataaaatgtaacaaaactttAAATTTGTTAACGAACATTAGTATTAGCTATATGGGgtatacacatatttatattttgcacttgatttttttttttttttttatatatgttgtgttccagtcatttttgacctggagagggaaaaaaaaatgctagttaatgttatcacatTGGATTTAAAACCTACTAACTTTACTCACACAGTGTATTacaacttcccaaaaaaaaaaaaataattgataattttTTGGAACTGAATGATCGTAGGTCTTATTGTTTATGCAGTAATGAGTTTATGAACCTTCATTTTTGAGACAACATTGCCAAAATCATccacaaataatgtttcatttccttcactcaaaaaaaaaagaggtgcaAAAGCTCAAATCACTGAAGCCAGttctacaaataaatacaaaacctgtgctaatcgAATGAAaagaagttgacaaaaagattgaaccCAATATTTGGTTGCATACAGCATGATGAGATGCTTACATGGTGAAGGATTAGGGTTAACCCTTTACAGTTCTAAGAAGCctaattttctttaaaagaaactgcaaaagaaaaacaCCAAGTGACCCTGTGTTTATTATTCTACctcttgttgttttttatatacatatctaCATCTACATTTAGAGCACCGTAATCTGGATTGGTCATTTGGAAAAGTTTATTATCTGGAGCAGGTCTTTGCTTTAAATATACAGcagaaaaataaatcagattacCTGTTCCTGAACAGCAAAACATTGAATTTCCAAAACCAGATTACTCTTATTCAGATATTTCAACAACTGGGATCTGGACCTGATACGAGACTACACTGAAACaaagtctaaaaataatattattaaataaaaaggtgGGGGGGTGGAaatgtttttctacttcaaaatgtcatttttttttatttaatgtgctatttaatgtttctttgtatTATCTTGTTAaattttaatagcaatttctgagtcCTATTTGTtcctacacctttttttttcagtacttgGAGTGCTGTTTTCTGTCACATTGTGGCCAGGCATTCTGAATCTAAACCTTGCATAGCTATGAAACGACATCATCTGACACAAGTCATATATCTGGACTGACAGCAGGCTGTTAAAAATATCTCCGTCGCTATTTTCACTCAGCCACACACTCGGTCATGTAACGTTAGTGTCAGTCCAGCCAGAGAAACCGGTTCTTCACATACTTTAACCGAACAGTGCATTAAGACTTCATCGCAGGGTGTATGGACAGTCCTAAAGCAGATCGTCCCAAGAAACTAAAGCTTTTGTTGCATAAGCAAACAGTCGGAAGTGAAAGCATTAGTTTAAATATCACgttcaaatgtgtattttgaatataACAGCGCTGTTCAAAACAAACGGACTTAGCAGCCAGCTATGCtgaataatttctgaaatatAGGATACCCTACAAAATTATCTGCACAGTGCGATGTAACGTTACTATAACACGCTCcgtttctaaattaaaattacatttaattcctGAAGCTGGCACAAAACCATAAGTTAGCTATTTAGCTAGCTGGCTAACAGACCAGTCATTTTTATGACACCGAAACAAAATAACTATTCGTAATTAACGCAGGCCCTTCGAAATGTTgacaaatatgaattattttgagtTACCGGTGCATTGTCAAAAATACTCCATGGGAAAGGAGAGTTGGCGTCGTTATTTGAATTAGCTGTTACAGGTGTGGAGTTGACTAGTTGACGCTCTTGGACCTGATGGCATTATGACGCGCATGCGCGCCCTCTGTCGGTCAGGAGGACAGCAGCGGACAGAGCAGATCACAGCATGCGACCGCGACGGAAACGTCAATGTAGTTAAATTGTTTATGATGTTTCAGagaaattccaaaaaaaaaaaaaaaaaaaaaaatcagatttacttTAATAATCTAATTTTATCCTTTCGATatgtataattttcttgattacttgttttattattggcataacattttgatcttttttttcatGACCCTGGGCAGATCTTGGGCTTTGTTGTTTCTAGTTTTATTCATC encodes:
- the LOC122146560 gene encoding UPF0669 protein C6orf120 homolog; protein product: MTMVLCWGGLLVLAALSRALGSLQHSEEPSVPDEWVLLHVVQGHIGAGNYSYLRLNHEGRIILYMQSLKGDADLYVSDKTLRPNFDTYKLQSTTCGQDVVIVPGDFVRPVGIGIYGHPSYMESEFEMRVFYDQTAHTEEEVEKNSYSSNETPGQSQHSQGPEDVMEEEESILWTILIGILKIILEILF
- the LOC109058645 gene encoding LOW QUALITY PROTEIN: 39S ribosomal protein L4, mitochondrial-like (The sequence of the model RefSeq protein was modified relative to this genomic sequence to represent the inferred CDS: inserted 2 bases in 1 codon), with the protein product MFRATLAICGRTVVKRFISSVSGENALPSNLRLPSNLIGVGRQKRASPSGSDLPVLRRCEDVIPAHLAPAQTWLESLGSCDGEPLGVVDLHPDVFSVPVRLDILHDVEVWQRNFKRISHSDVKSRAEVSGGGRKPWKQKGSGRARHGSIRSPLWRGGGVAHGPRGPTSYYYMLPMKVRVQGLKIALTAKLAQDYLHIVDSLEIPTPDXTLLELVKHRQWGDSVLIVDVGDEFPQNILKATEDLKTVNIIPAIGLNVHSMLKHESLVLTLEAVKFLEKKLLWHDVRYTPLYPFKLPYRDMP